The Zobellia alginiliquefaciens genome contains a region encoding:
- a CDS encoding SulP family inorganic anion transporter — MRRILPFLDWITDYNKSWFSKDLIAGLTVGIILIPQGMAYAMIAGLPPVFGLYASLVPMIVYTFFGTSRQLAVGPVAMDSLLVAAGLGTLAITSTDNYITMALLLAFSVGAVQLILGVLRMGFLVNFLSKPVISGFTSAAALIIMFSQLKHLLGVDIARSNRFDILLMNAFEKLGQTNLYDFAIGFIGILIIVGLKKWNKRIPGVLFVVIIGILLVYFLQLSTVGVHIVGEIPTGLPSFKLPALQLDSIIELAPIAVTMALIGYLEAISIGKSMEEQTGEETIDANKELIALGSSNMLGSLFQSYVVTGSFSRSAINSQAGAKTPIALIFSALVVAVTLLFLTPLFYYLPNAVLASIIMVSVYGLIDVAYPKSLWQYRKDELFVLIVTFLVTLFAGISEGILVGVLLSLLLMVYKSSKPHFAVLGRIDGSDYYKNIDRFGQNVLVRDDLLIVRFDSQLYFGNKNFFKKELFKNVDAKGDKLKGVILNAEAISYVDSSAAQMLIRVIDELHERGLQFYISGATGPTRDTIFSSGIIEALRKQYLFVQTKEAVDYFDNMTPLSVLSEKVAYQSRLNRN; from the coding sequence ATGCGAAGAATTCTTCCTTTTTTGGATTGGATTACAGACTATAATAAGAGTTGGTTTTCCAAAGACCTTATAGCCGGACTAACCGTTGGCATTATTCTTATACCCCAAGGAATGGCCTACGCCATGATCGCCGGTCTGCCCCCCGTTTTTGGCCTTTACGCTTCCTTGGTTCCAATGATTGTGTACACATTTTTTGGTACCTCTAGGCAGTTGGCCGTTGGTCCCGTGGCAATGGATTCCCTTTTGGTAGCGGCAGGTTTGGGTACGTTAGCTATTACTTCTACGGACAATTATATTACTATGGCACTGCTTTTGGCATTTTCCGTAGGTGCCGTACAACTCATTTTAGGGGTTCTTAGGATGGGTTTTTTGGTAAATTTCTTATCGAAACCGGTCATAAGTGGTTTTACTTCCGCGGCAGCGTTAATTATTATGTTCAGTCAGCTGAAGCATCTTTTGGGAGTGGACATAGCCCGTAGCAATCGGTTTGATATACTGCTGATGAACGCCTTTGAAAAGTTGGGACAGACCAACCTATATGATTTTGCTATCGGCTTTATAGGCATTCTGATTATCGTAGGGTTAAAGAAATGGAATAAACGCATACCGGGCGTGCTCTTTGTGGTTATAATAGGTATTCTATTGGTCTATTTTTTACAATTATCCACTGTAGGGGTGCATATAGTAGGTGAGATTCCTACGGGTTTGCCTTCTTTTAAGCTTCCTGCATTACAATTGGATAGTATCATAGAATTGGCACCCATTGCGGTAACCATGGCATTGATAGGTTATTTAGAGGCTATTTCCATTGGGAAATCCATGGAAGAACAGACCGGGGAGGAGACCATAGATGCCAATAAGGAACTCATTGCATTGGGAAGCTCTAATATGTTAGGGTCTTTATTTCAGTCGTACGTAGTAACAGGTAGTTTTTCCCGGTCCGCAATCAATAGTCAGGCGGGTGCAAAAACTCCTATAGCTTTAATATTTAGCGCTTTGGTAGTTGCGGTTACTTTGTTGTTCTTGACTCCTTTGTTCTATTATTTGCCCAATGCAGTTTTGGCAAGTATTATTATGGTTTCGGTATATGGGTTAATTGATGTTGCGTATCCCAAAAGTCTATGGCAGTACCGTAAAGACGAACTTTTTGTGTTGATCGTTACATTTTTAGTAACTCTTTTTGCGGGAATTTCTGAGGGTATTTTAGTTGGGGTTTTATTGTCCTTGTTGTTGATGGTATATAAAAGTTCAAAGCCTCATTTTGCGGTTTTAGGTAGAATAGACGGTTCTGATTATTACAAAAATATAGATAGATTCGGGCAAAACGTTTTGGTTCGGGACGATTTGCTTATTGTTCGCTTTGATTCGCAATTGTATTTTGGGAATAAGAACTTTTTCAAAAAAGAACTTTTTAAAAATGTAGATGCCAAAGGCGATAAACTAAAAGGGGTGATACTGAATGCGGAGGCCATAAGTTATGTCGACTCCAGCGCAGCGCAAATGCTCATTAGGGTTATAGATGAGCTACATGAAAGAGGATTGCAATTTTATATTTCCGGCGCCACAGGCCCTACTAGGGATACCATTTTTAGCAGTGGAATTATAGAGGCCTTGCGCAAGCAATATTTGTTTGTACAGACCAAAGAAGCGGTAGATTATTTTGATAACATGACGCCTTTGTCCGTATTGAGCGAGAAAGTGGCATACCAAAGTCGCCTGAACCGTAACTAA
- a CDS encoding MBL fold metallo-hydrolase, with protein sequence MKIEQIYTGCLAQGAYYIESKGEVAIIDPLREVHPYLERAEKAGAKIKYIFETHFHADFVSGHVTLAKETGAEIVYGPNANPSFDALIATDGQEFKLGDITITALHTPGHTMESTTYLLKDENGKDHAIFSGDTLFLGDVGRPDLAQKAASMTQEDLAGILFDSLRNKIMPLADDIIVYPAHGAGSACGKNMMKETVDTLGNQKKMNYALRADMTKEEFIKEVTDGLLPPPKYFPLNVKMNKEGYEDIADVLDRGTTELDPEAFEAMANETGAVVLDVRHQKDFIEGHIPRSIFIGLNGDFAPWVGALIADTKQPLLLVTPEGMEEEAVTRLSRVGFDATIGILKGGFDAWKKSGKDFDTITSITAEEAKSKIENKEAEVFDVRKESEFLSEHVIDAVNTPLDGLNEYLKEFPKDKTFLVHCAGGYRSVIAESILKSRGFHNLIDIGGGFGALKKAEVPATDYVCPTTL encoded by the coding sequence ATGAAGATAGAACAGATATATACCGGATGCCTGGCACAGGGCGCATATTATATTGAAAGTAAAGGTGAGGTAGCTATAATTGATCCGCTTCGTGAAGTACATCCCTACCTTGAAAGAGCGGAAAAAGCAGGGGCGAAGATCAAGTATATTTTTGAAACGCATTTTCATGCGGATTTTGTGAGTGGTCACGTAACACTTGCTAAGGAAACAGGAGCTGAGATTGTGTACGGACCAAATGCAAATCCTTCTTTTGATGCTTTGATTGCTACGGACGGGCAAGAGTTTAAGCTGGGTGATATCACCATTACGGCATTGCATACCCCGGGGCACACTATGGAAAGTACTACCTACTTGTTGAAAGACGAAAACGGAAAAGACCACGCTATTTTCTCTGGTGACACTTTGTTTTTGGGAGACGTAGGCAGACCGGATTTGGCTCAAAAAGCGGCAAGTATGACCCAAGAAGATTTGGCAGGTATTTTGTTCGATAGTCTGCGGAATAAAATCATGCCATTGGCCGATGATATAATTGTGTATCCGGCACACGGAGCAGGTTCGGCATGTGGTAAGAACATGATGAAGGAAACCGTAGATACCTTGGGCAACCAAAAGAAAATGAACTACGCGCTGCGTGCGGATATGACCAAAGAAGAGTTCATAAAAGAAGTTACGGACGGTCTGCTTCCGCCACCAAAATACTTCCCTTTAAATGTTAAGATGAACAAAGAAGGATATGAAGATATAGCCGATGTTTTAGATCGTGGAACAACAGAATTAGATCCAGAAGCTTTTGAAGCTATGGCCAATGAAACAGGGGCTGTGGTTTTAGATGTCAGGCATCAAAAGGATTTTATAGAAGGACATATCCCAAGGTCTATATTTATTGGCCTTAATGGCGATTTTGCTCCGTGGGTAGGTGCATTAATAGCGGATACCAAACAACCTCTTTTGTTGGTAACACCAGAAGGCATGGAAGAAGAAGCGGTAACGCGCTTATCCCGTGTGGGCTTTGATGCCACGATTGGAATATTAAAAGGCGGATTTGATGCTTGGAAAAAGTCGGGAAAAGATTTTGATACCATTACCTCAATAACTGCGGAAGAAGCAAAATCCAAAATAGAGAATAAAGAAGCTGAGGTTTTTGATGTGCGTAAGGAAAGCGAATTCCTTTCCGAACACGTAATAGATGCGGTGAATACGCCGCTAGATGGACTTAATGAGTATCTAAAGGAGTTTCCAAAAGATAAAACTTTCTTGGTGCACTGCGCAGGTGGATACCGTTCCGTGATAGCAGAGTCTATTTTAAAAAGCCGGGGCTTTCATAATTTAATTGATATAGGAGGTGGTTTTGGAGCCCTTAAGAAAGCAGAAGTTCCTGCAACGGACTATGTTTGTCCAACCACTTTATAA
- a CDS encoding cytochrome-c peroxidase, whose protein sequence is MCRIVKIGIQLVIAVLFVNCANTEKKKDSTADITRVVTTYTALPKTVKSPKDNPSTPEKEALGKLLFYDPILSGNKDVACATCHHPDNGYAEFLDISMGPNANGLGSKRKFNAPNDIPFVKRNAPTIINSAYNGMDAFGNYEPSEATMFWDDRVKSLEKQALEPIKAFEEMRGHGIAEDSILQTVVDRVKDIPEYQKLFAEAFDEPNAVTVENLAKAIAAFERSLVTNNSRFDQYMRGDQDAILISEKEGFELFKSVGCVNCHNGPMFSDYKMHVLGTPENDKLEQPDAGVKDTFAFRTPTLRNLRFTPPYMHNGSLTTLKKVLEFYEDIANGKERNEHVPVQRYDPFVRELDLSVKEMSQIISFLNTLNDTDFDKSLPESVPSGLSVGGNIQ, encoded by the coding sequence ATGTGTAGAATAGTCAAAATAGGAATTCAATTGGTAATAGCCGTGCTATTCGTTAATTGCGCCAATACAGAGAAAAAGAAAGATAGTACAGCAGACATAACTAGGGTCGTAACTACGTATACAGCCTTGCCTAAGACGGTGAAATCTCCCAAGGATAACCCGTCTACACCTGAAAAGGAGGCATTGGGCAAGTTGCTTTTTTACGACCCTATTCTTTCGGGAAATAAAGATGTGGCCTGTGCCACCTGTCATCACCCGGATAATGGGTATGCAGAGTTTTTGGATATTAGCATGGGACCTAATGCCAATGGTTTGGGCAGTAAGCGTAAATTTAATGCGCCCAATGACATTCCCTTTGTAAAAAGAAATGCCCCAACTATTATCAATTCGGCATACAACGGTATGGATGCTTTTGGTAATTATGAGCCTTCTGAGGCCACCATGTTTTGGGACGACCGTGTAAAAAGTCTTGAAAAACAGGCGTTGGAGCCTATAAAGGCTTTTGAGGAAATGCGCGGGCATGGTATTGCCGAAGACAGTATCCTCCAGACCGTTGTAGATCGTGTGAAAGATATTCCCGAATATCAAAAGTTATTTGCTGAGGCTTTTGATGAACCCAATGCAGTAACAGTAGAAAACTTAGCCAAGGCTATTGCTGCTTTTGAAAGATCTTTGGTGACCAACAATTCCCGGTTTGATCAATATATGAGGGGCGATCAGGATGCCATATTAATTTCGGAGAAAGAAGGTTTTGAACTTTTTAAATCCGTTGGGTGTGTAAATTGTCATAACGGTCCCATGTTTTCAGATTATAAAATGCATGTTCTGGGAACGCCCGAGAACGATAAATTGGAACAGCCGGATGCAGGTGTTAAGGATACCTTCGCTTTTCGAACACCCACACTTCGGAATTTACGTTTTACACCTCCTTATATGCACAACGGCAGTTTAACTACCCTTAAAAAGGTATTGGAGTTTTATGAGGATATTGCCAATGGAAAAGAACGAAATGAGCACGTTCCCGTTCAGCGGTACGATCCCTTTGTACGTGAACTGGATCTATCCGTAAAGGAAATGTCTCAGATTATTTCATTTTTAAATACACTTAACGATACTGATTTTGATAAGAGCTTACCGGAAAGTGTGCCCAGTGGTCTGTCTGTAGGTGGTAATATCCAATAA
- a CDS encoding response regulator transcription factor, giving the protein MIKRKIKILLVDNDEKFLETFGGHLTTEGFNVTIAHNGEEAIAKTKKTIPDLILLDIVMTGMDGVETCEQLRKDYELKNTLIVFLSTRNELFTQLAAFEAGADDFISKPIKQKLIVAKIKALLRRRMDEIPEEVVFKVNGLTINRDEYAVSTKGSKMVLPRKEFELLALLASSPNKVFKRNEILHQIWGGNDVSSRTVDVHITKLRKKIGEAHLKTMSGVGYKFETVA; this is encoded by the coding sequence ATGATCAAGAGGAAAATTAAAATTTTACTTGTTGACAACGACGAGAAGTTTCTTGAAACATTTGGAGGCCACCTAACAACGGAGGGCTTTAACGTTACCATTGCCCATAATGGGGAGGAAGCCATAGCAAAGACAAAAAAAACCATTCCAGATCTTATCTTGTTGGATATTGTAATGACGGGTATGGATGGTGTAGAAACCTGTGAACAGCTACGTAAGGATTACGAATTAAAAAACACCCTAATTGTTTTCTTAAGTACAAGAAACGAATTATTTACACAGTTGGCAGCCTTTGAAGCTGGGGCGGACGATTTTATCAGTAAGCCTATTAAGCAAAAACTCATTGTGGCTAAAATCAAAGCTCTTTTGAGAAGACGTATGGATGAAATTCCGGAAGAGGTGGTTTTTAAAGTAAACGGACTAACCATAAACAGGGATGAATATGCGGTTTCTACCAAAGGGAGTAAAATGGTCTTGCCAAGAAAAGAGTTTGAGCTTTTAGCTTTGCTTGCTTCAAGTCCGAATAAAGTATTCAAAAGAAATGAAATTCTTCATCAGATTTGGGGCGGGAACGATGTGAGTAGTAGAACCGTTGATGTACACATTACCAAGCTGCGGAAGAAAATAGGGGAGGCACATTTAAAGACTATGAGTGGGGTTGGCTATAAATTTGAAACCGTTGCCTAG
- a CDS encoding aldose 1-epimerase — MIELNFENQKVNIDKGELVSYTVDGYEYIHQKGSPGWRSSDTEMFPIIGPTADAKFQVQTPRDIAIQDQHGFLREMEYDVVSKTDTEVVLEKKYTARTRIKNSKFPNKSNKEWLFWTYDFGFKKTFSLSDNGLGVKFTVSGERDMPFMLGYHPAFKLYSDGPVVVAGEKEITLQEIIDVGSRALQVPECSEIYLKDQKELRIRTEGFGNFMLWTEVPNMVCIEPITFYPYAVEQTKLHEGFEYLKDTDREFKVFISAM; from the coding sequence ATGATAGAACTTAATTTTGAGAATCAAAAAGTAAATATTGATAAGGGTGAGTTGGTAAGTTATACCGTAGATGGCTACGAGTATATCCATCAAAAAGGTAGTCCGGGTTGGCGCAGTTCGGATACGGAAATGTTCCCGATTATTGGGCCTACGGCCGATGCTAAGTTTCAGGTGCAAACGCCAAGGGATATTGCCATACAGGATCAGCACGGTTTTTTGCGTGAAATGGAGTATGATGTAGTTTCTAAAACCGATACTGAAGTTGTATTGGAAAAAAAATATACGGCCCGAACTCGGATAAAAAATTCAAAATTTCCGAATAAATCAAACAAGGAATGGTTATTCTGGACGTATGATTTTGGATTTAAAAAAACTTTTAGCCTATCGGATAACGGACTAGGGGTAAAGTTTACAGTTTCAGGAGAACGAGATATGCCATTCATGTTGGGCTATCACCCGGCATTTAAATTATATTCTGATGGCCCTGTAGTGGTTGCGGGCGAAAAAGAAATCACACTTCAAGAAATTATAGATGTTGGGAGCAGGGCTTTGCAAGTTCCTGAATGTTCTGAAATCTATCTTAAGGACCAGAAAGAACTTCGTATCCGTACAGAGGGCTTTGGTAATTTTATGTTGTGGACGGAAGTGCCTAATATGGTCTGTATAGAGCCTATTACTTTTTATCCGTATGCGGTAGAGCAGACAAAACTTCATGAAGGTTTTGAATACTTGAAAGATACTGATAGGGAATTTAAGGTTTTCATTAGTGCCATGTAA
- a CDS encoding Crp/Fnr family transcriptional regulator — protein MKEGLLQNYGYLFEDALLEEMQAVGLLKKFQQGTIIMDIGETISHMPLLLSGAIKILREDENGDELLLYFLERGDTCAMTFSCCVGTHKSEIRAVAESDTELIMIPVEKMEVWMAKYATWRQFILDSYHTRMTELLETVDTLAFLRMDERLLKHLQDKAMVNHDEFVQTTHLDIAYDLNTSRVVISRLLKKLEKEGKIEMQRNRIKVVDL, from the coding sequence ATGAAAGAAGGACTTTTACAAAACTATGGCTATCTCTTTGAGGATGCGCTCTTAGAAGAAATGCAAGCTGTTGGATTATTGAAAAAATTCCAGCAGGGCACCATAATTATGGATATTGGCGAGACCATATCGCATATGCCGTTATTACTGAGTGGTGCCATTAAGATTCTACGCGAAGATGAGAACGGAGACGAACTGTTGCTATATTTTTTAGAAAGGGGAGATACTTGTGCGATGACCTTCTCATGTTGCGTAGGTACCCATAAAAGTGAAATACGGGCCGTTGCCGAAAGTGATACCGAACTTATTATGATTCCTGTGGAGAAGATGGAGGTTTGGATGGCAAAATACGCTACATGGCGGCAGTTTATTTTAGATAGTTACCATACCCGGATGACGGAGCTGTTGGAAACGGTAGATACCTTGGCATTTCTGCGGATGGATGAAAGACTACTAAAACACCTTCAGGATAAGGCTATGGTAAACCATGATGAATTTGTACAGACTACGCATCTGGATATTGCGTACGATCTGAATACTTCTAGAGTCGTGATTTCAAGGTTATTGAAAAAACTGGAAAAGGAAGGAAAAATAGAGATGCAGCGCAACCGAATCAAAGTGGTAGATCTATAA
- a CDS encoding ASCH domain-containing protein, which yields MKHLILITFLVLTGCRTETKAQAELTVDPSVQEMWEGFITSHPEFKDEEQPESWFFHNNEADANRLAKLVLKGKKQAGSGLYAWYEEANADLPSVGTQHIITNFDGKAQAIIEVTKVDTISFNQISEAYATLDMGTTEEPLKKWKKAHWDFFSSAMKESGKKPTEDMLIVCEWFETIWPTLKQD from the coding sequence ATGAAACACCTCATCCTAATTACATTTCTCGTTCTCACTGGCTGTAGAACCGAAACCAAAGCTCAGGCGGAATTAACGGTAGACCCATCGGTTCAGGAAATGTGGGAGGGTTTTATAACATCCCATCCAGAGTTCAAGGACGAGGAACAACCGGAATCCTGGTTTTTTCATAATAATGAAGCAGACGCAAACCGTTTGGCCAAATTGGTCCTAAAAGGAAAAAAGCAAGCAGGTTCAGGTCTCTACGCTTGGTATGAAGAAGCCAATGCAGATTTGCCTTCCGTAGGCACCCAGCACATCATCACCAATTTTGACGGAAAAGCACAAGCCATAATTGAAGTAACAAAAGTAGATACCATTTCCTTTAACCAAATTTCCGAAGCTTATGCCACTCTGGATATGGGAACAACAGAAGAACCACTAAAGAAATGGAAAAAAGCCCATTGGGATTTCTTTTCTAGCGCAATGAAAGAAAGTGGAAAAAAACCAACCGAAGACATGCTTATTGTTTGCGAATGGTTTGAAACCATCTGGCCAACATTAAAACAAGACTAG
- a CDS encoding TetR/AcrR family transcriptional regulator, giving the protein MNKKESILRSALELLVENGVHNTPMSAIAKNAGTGMGTIYNYFPTKDELINELYVTIKEQENTAFPDFDATQPIKSQFEGYFKDIIIFFIENAQYFKFMEQIRASPIITEESKNKGLATVLPVYDLLNKGKELLIIKDIETDELIQFMGGAVVSYLRWYHSQVSVPSNSIQNQVNMVWDGIKG; this is encoded by the coding sequence GTGAATAAGAAAGAGAGCATCTTACGGTCCGCTTTGGAACTTTTGGTAGAAAATGGGGTACATAATACGCCCATGTCCGCCATTGCAAAAAATGCCGGAACGGGTATGGGAACGATTTATAATTATTTCCCCACTAAAGATGAATTGATCAATGAACTATATGTAACCATTAAAGAACAGGAAAATACCGCTTTCCCTGATTTTGATGCAACGCAGCCTATTAAATCCCAATTTGAAGGGTATTTTAAGGATATAATTATCTTTTTTATTGAGAATGCCCAGTATTTTAAGTTTATGGAGCAAATTAGGGCTTCTCCTATTATTACCGAGGAAAGTAAGAATAAGGGTTTGGCAACGGTACTTCCGGTCTACGACTTGCTTAATAAAGGAAAAGAATTACTCATCATAAAGGATATAGAAACGGACGAGCTAATTCAATTCATGGGCGGGGCAGTGGTGTCCTATTTAAGATGGTATCACTCACAGGTGAGCGTACCGTCAAATTCTATTCAAAATCAGGTGAATATGGTTTGGGACGGAATAAAAGGCTAA
- a CDS encoding ArsR/SmtB family transcription factor — protein sequence MGLIKSEIFSESQNELASIAKVFANPARIAILQYLFNTDSCICGDLVDEIGLAQPTVSQHLKELRNMGLIKGEVEGRNVCYCIDADNWSAMKAKFMPFLDLEPKQMDGNC from the coding sequence TTGGGCCTAATTAAAAGTGAAATTTTCTCCGAAAGTCAAAACGAACTGGCATCTATTGCCAAAGTGTTTGCAAACCCTGCCCGGATTGCCATTTTGCAATACCTATTTAATACCGACTCCTGTATCTGCGGTGATTTGGTAGATGAAATAGGACTCGCCCAACCTACGGTTTCGCAACATTTGAAGGAGTTAAGGAATATGGGACTTATTAAAGGGGAGGTAGAAGGAAGAAATGTCTGCTATTGTATAGACGCCGATAACTGGAGCGCCATGAAAGCGAAATTCATGCCCTTTTTAGACCTGGAGCCCAAACAAATGGACGGCAACTGCTAA
- a CDS encoding PLP-dependent cysteine synthase family protein produces MKYAENILETIGNTPLVKVNKLTSNLSCVVLAKYETFNPGNSVKDRMALQMIEDAEASGILKPGGTIVEGTSGNTGMGLALAATVKDYRLVCVISDKQSKEKIDILKAMGSEVHVCPTDVAPSDPRSYYSTAKRLAKEIPNAWYVNQYDNPSNAKAHYLSTGPEIWEQTGGQITHFVVGVGTGGTISGVGKFLKEKNPNIKIWGVDTYGSVFKKYHETGVFDEKEIYPYITEGIGEDILPKNVNFDIIDGFTKVTDKDAAVYTQRLAKEEAMFLGNSAGAAIKGVLQLKEHFKKDDVVVVLFHDHGSRYVAKMYNDDWMREKGFLD; encoded by the coding sequence ATGAAATATGCCGAAAATATTCTTGAAACTATAGGTAACACGCCATTGGTTAAGGTGAATAAACTCACGTCTAATTTATCATGTGTTGTTTTGGCCAAGTATGAAACTTTTAACCCGGGTAATTCGGTAAAGGACCGCATGGCCTTGCAAATGATAGAGGATGCGGAAGCTTCTGGAATATTAAAACCAGGAGGAACTATTGTAGAAGGTACTTCCGGTAATACAGGAATGGGGCTGGCCCTGGCAGCTACGGTAAAAGACTATCGGCTGGTTTGTGTAATCAGTGATAAACAGTCCAAAGAAAAAATAGATATTCTAAAAGCTATGGGGAGCGAGGTTCATGTTTGCCCTACAGATGTTGCCCCTAGTGATCCCAGAAGCTATTACTCAACGGCAAAAAGATTGGCCAAGGAAATTCCTAATGCGTGGTATGTAAACCAATATGACAATCCTAGCAATGCAAAGGCGCACTATTTAAGTACGGGGCCGGAAATTTGGGAGCAGACCGGAGGGCAAATCACTCATTTTGTTGTTGGTGTTGGTACCGGAGGAACTATTTCTGGAGTGGGTAAGTTTTTAAAGGAAAAGAACCCGAATATTAAAATTTGGGGTGTAGATACCTATGGTTCCGTGTTTAAAAAATACCATGAAACGGGTGTTTTTGATGAAAAGGAAATCTATCCTTATATCACAGAAGGTATTGGTGAAGATATTCTGCCAAAGAACGTCAACTTTGATATTATTGATGGCTTTACCAAAGTAACCGATAAGGATGCAGCTGTTTACACACAGCGTTTGGCAAAAGAAGAAGCTATGTTTTTAGGGAATTCTGCAGGAGCGGCCATAAAAGGGGTGCTGCAATTAAAAGAACACTTTAAGAAAGATGACGTAGTTGTGGTGTTGTTTCATGACCACGGTAGTAGGTATGTGGCTAAAATGTATAATGACGATTGGATGCGGGAAAAAGGGTTTTTAGATTAG
- a CDS encoding SDR family oxidoreductase, translating to MKRNVLITGTSTGVGFQSALLFAENGFKVYATMRNLKKADALKEQMTQNDLDIEILELDVTKTASIKSAVETIIDKDGRIDVLVNNAGAGFAKTTEQSSEDEIRWVTEVNYLGTVFCTQAVLPYMRKQRAGQIINITSVGGLVGQPFNELYCGAKFAIEGFAEGLASYVTDAFNINISNVEPGGISTEFMSSAVEKTTTDGQLASGEYLPIFQAYLEGNQKRAEESEVQVYQTGREVAEVILKVAQNDNPPMRIRTSQWAEELCELKTSADPDGTKLVAQVKSSFL from the coding sequence ATGAAAAGAAACGTTTTAATTACAGGAACATCAACAGGAGTAGGGTTTCAAAGTGCATTGCTTTTTGCGGAAAATGGATTCAAGGTGTATGCAACTATGAGAAACCTCAAAAAGGCGGATGCCCTCAAAGAACAAATGACCCAAAATGATTTGGACATAGAGATTCTAGAACTTGATGTAACTAAAACCGCATCCATTAAATCTGCTGTGGAAACTATTATAGACAAGGACGGCAGAATAGACGTTTTGGTAAACAATGCTGGTGCCGGTTTTGCAAAAACTACTGAACAGTCATCAGAAGATGAAATTAGATGGGTGACCGAGGTTAATTATTTAGGTACCGTATTCTGTACACAGGCCGTGTTACCGTATATGCGCAAGCAGCGAGCAGGTCAGATTATAAATATTACTTCGGTTGGCGGTTTGGTAGGGCAGCCTTTTAACGAGCTGTATTGTGGTGCTAAATTTGCCATTGAAGGTTTCGCCGAAGGCTTGGCAAGTTATGTTACCGATGCTTTTAATATCAATATTAGCAATGTAGAACCAGGTGGCATATCAACTGAGTTTATGAGTTCTGCAGTGGAGAAAACCACAACGGACGGCCAATTGGCTTCGGGAGAATATTTGCCAATTTTTCAAGCTTATTTAGAAGGCAATCAGAAAAGAGCTGAAGAGTCTGAAGTACAGGTTTATCAAACAGGCCGTGAAGTAGCGGAAGTTATTCTCAAAGTTGCTCAAAATGATAACCCACCTATGAGAATCCGTACCTCTCAATGGGCGGAAGAATTATGTGAATTAAAAACTTCTGCTGACCCGGATGGAACTAAATTGGTTGCTCAGGTAAAAAGTAGTTTTCTATAG